A stretch of Ipomoea triloba cultivar NCNSP0323 chromosome 13, ASM357664v1 DNA encodes these proteins:
- the LOC116002095 gene encoding ninja-family protein AFP2-like produces the protein MGDNRSTKKKSGEMENLALDSNRFSRDLLQRFMGAGAGAAGGGDGLETAEDDGELELNLGLSLGGRFGVDKSSNKLLRSSSIAACLPIVRDDDAVAPPPPAAYSALVRTSSLPVETEEEWRKRKELQTIRRLEAKRRRSEKQRISRGDSAGAGAVAGGAVEEPKRESGVSFRTRLDKEQLLLATKSSFRSGIDIGMFKGKRSCFSSNKLQPSSQGSIESQGANSSSISELESKSLQGSCELSPGSIQSIQEGGNQETGSSRSKTTRDIPGRTASGIETDPPSNKPESTSRPATREAGTASLEDMPCVFTKGDGPNGKRIDGILYKYGKGEEVRIMCVCHGNFLSPAEFVKHAGGSDVAHPLKHIVINRNSSPFQ, from the exons ATGGGAGATAATAGATCGACGAAGAAAAAAAGCGGCGAAATGGAGAATCTTGCTTTGGATTCCAACAGATTTTCTAGGGACTTGCTGCAGAGATTCAtgggcgccggcgccggcgccgccggAGGCGGTGATGGGTTGGAGACGGCGGAAGACGACGGAGAACTCGAACTGAATCTTGGGTTGTCATTAGGAGGGAGGTTTGGCGTGGATAAGAGCTCAAATAAGCTCCTAAGATCTTCTTCCATAGCTGCATGTTTGCCAATTGTAAGAGACGATGATGCGgtggcgccgccgccgccggcggccTATTCCGCCCTGGTCAGGACTTCCTCCCTCCCCGTGGAGACGGAGGAAGAATGGAGGAAAAGGAAGGAGTTACAGACAATCCGAAGATTGGAAGCTAAGAGGAGACGGTCAGAAAAGCAGAGGATTTCCCGGGGAGATAGCGCCGGCGCCGGTGCCGTCGCCGGCGGCGCCGTGGAGGAACCCAAGAGAGAAAGTGGGGTGAGTTTCAGGACAAGATTAGATAAAGAACAGTTGTTATTAGCCACTAAAAGCTCTTTTAGGAGTGGGATTGACATTGGAATGTTCAAAGGGAAAAGAAGCTGTTTTTCTAGTAATAAATTGCAGCCTTCATCTCAAGGGTCAATTGAATCTCAAGGTGCTAACTCTTCAAGCATATCAGAATTAGAAAGTAAATCCCTTCAag GGTCATGTGAGCTGAGCCCCGGGAGCATACAGTCCATACAAGAGGGCGGGAACCAAGAAACCGGCTCATCTCGATCTAAGACAACGCGGGATATTCCCGGCAGGACGGCGTCCGGAATCGAGACAGACCCGCCATCCAACAAACCCGAAAGCACAAGCCGGCCGGCAACGAGGGAAGCCGGGACGGCCTCCCTCGAGGACATGCCGTGCGTGTTCACCAAAGGCGACGGCCCCAACGGCAAAAGGATCGACGGCATACTATACAAATACGGCAAGGGAGAGGAGGTGCGAATCATGTGCGTGTGCCACGGCAACTTCCTCTCGCCGGCAGAGTTCGTGAAGCACGCCGGGGGGAGCGACGTCGCCCATCCGCTCAAGCACATCGTCATCAACCGCAACTCTTCTCCCTTTCAGTAA
- the LOC116002092 gene encoding serine/threonine-protein kinase cst-1-like, protein MESSSTFRQGRKPPTPKQPDLYSTFVVHGSDFENEQSSDDLYSTVVCKDDVVGGPKDDVSLPPILKRFSKDVYGGGAVDSEGEDEADSVSGTMIVKSSRRRRLSAVTSSLDRAERIRKSRVEESGEDDDDDDEEGDFSTFVMREEGNFSTFVMRESEGVSGTVVRRTSRNASGEDGGLSTMSRAVASMQGVGEGGMGRQRKTGSGAASEEETRMQAGKVSSSSFPEGVIREDPTTKYEIYHELGKGSYGAVYKARDLKTSEMVAIKVISLSEGEEGYDDILGEIEMLQQCNHPNVIRYFESYQGDEYLWIVMEYCGCGSVAGLMNVTEAPLEEHQIAYICKEALKGLSYLHSIFKVHRDIKGGNILLTSQGEVKLGDFGVAAQLTRTMSKRNTFIGTPHWMAPEVIQESRYDGKVDVWALGVSAIEMAEGLPPRATVHPMRVLFMISIEPAPMLEDKEKWSLLFHDFVAMCLTKDPRLRPTAAELLKHKFIEKCKGGACMMLPRIQKAKQIRSSMAEAQKISSVTTQQDLGGGPKVNETFGDTVPAGLKVADVVSSTIVVDKHNSEYMDSAEEDDFGTLIVRDGGNIDKTATKIAVRNAELSSPLERIGSARTLGLGEKPIEPWLHNETGVSSSTGASQPGQVSASTSPVLDEKGNIFKTQGSLKSETVSRKALDKLRSIYSAGNTVPIPLLNASDVSPIALLSTDVLGAWQQDDTLHELFTRDTPSKKGRSRQTEVPLPLSIHQRLSSSPTLMNLTQALAYHRMAFEEMPLQEMQATQEQRTVQGLCDTLKTILRL, encoded by the exons ATGGAATCTTCTTCAACGTTTAGGCAAGGTCGCAAACCGCCGACGCCGAAGCAGCCGGACCTCTATTCCACCTTCGTAGTCCACGGCAGCGACTTCGAGAATGAGCAGAGCAGCGACGATCTGTACTCCACAGTTGTCTGCAAAGACGACGTCGTTGGAGGTCCGAAGGACGATGTTTCGCTTCCTCCGATACTCAAACGCTTCTCCAAGGACGTCTACGGCGGCGGTGCGGTTGATTCCGAAGGCGAGGATGAGGCCGACTCTGTTTCCGGGACAATGATAGTGAAGAGTAGTCGCCGAAGACGTCTTTCCGCGGTGACGTCGAGTTTAGATCGGGCGGAGAGGATCCGGAAGAGTAGGGTTGAGGAGAGCggggaggatgatgatgatgatgatgaggaaggGGATTTCTCTACGTTTGTTATGAGAGAGGAAGGGAATTTCTCTACGTTTGTTATGAGAGAGAGTGAGGGCGTGTCGGGGACAGTGGTGAGGAGGACGAGCAGAAATGCGAGTGGCGAAGACGGTGGATTATCGACGATGAGTAGAGCCGTGGCGAGTATGCAGGGCGTCGGGGAGGGTGGGATGGGGAGGCAGAGGAAAACCGGGAGCGGTGCGGCGTCGGAGGAGGAGACGAGGATGCAGGCCGGTAAGGTCTCTTCGAGCTCCTTTCCGGAGGGTGTGATTAGGGAAGACCCTACTACCAAGTACGAAATTTACCATGAACTCG GGAAGGGTTCATATGGGGCTGTTTACAAAGCTCGAGATCTGAAGACTTCAGAAATGGTTGCCATCAAAGTCATATCATTGTCTGAAGGG GAGGAAGGCTATGACGATATACTTGGTGAAATTGAGATGCTGCAGCAATGCAATCATCCAAATGTTATTCGCTACTTTGAGAGCTACCAAGGAGATGAATACCTTTGG ATTGTAATGGAGTATTGTGGATGTGGAAGTGTTGCTGGTTTAATGAATGTAACTGAGGCACCACTCGAGGAGCATCAAATAGCATATATTTGCAAAGAAGCGTTGAAG GGTCTCTCTTATTTGCACTCCATATTTAAGGTTCATAGAGATATTAAAGGTGGCAATATTTTGTTGACCTCTCAAGGAGAGGTTAAGTTAG gtgattttggtgttGCTGCACAGCTGACTAGAACAATGTCCAAACGTAACACA TTTATTGGCACTCCTCATTGGATGGCTCCAGAAGTTATTCAAGAAAGTCGGTATGATGGAAAG GTAGATGTATGGGCGCTTGGAGTATCTGCAATTGAAATGGCAGAG GGGCTTCCTCCAAGAGCAACGGTGCATCCCATGAGG GTACTCTTTATGATATCAATAGAACCAGCTCCAATGCTTGAGGACAAAGAGAAatg GTCTCTTTTGTTCCATGACTTCGTTGCAATGTGCCTTACAAAGGATCCCCGTCTTCGCCCAACTGCAGCAGAGTTGCTTAAG CACAAATTCATTGAGAAGTGTAAAGGTGGAGCTTGTATGATGCTACCCAGGATTCAGAAGGCAAAACAAATTAGGTCATCAATGGCGGAAGCACAGAAAATTTCTTCAGTGACCACTCAACAAGAT TTAGGAGGCGGTCCCAAAGTAAATGAAACATTTGGAGATACAGTTCCTGCTGGTCTTAAAGTTGCCGATGTAGTGTCATCCACAATTGTTGTGgataagcataattcagaataTATGGATTCTGCTGAAGAAG ATGACTTTGGGACTCTGATAGTTCGAGATGGAGGTAACATAGATAAAACAGCTACTAAAATTGCAGTCAGAAATGCAGAACTGTCTTCTCCTCTTGAGCGTATTGGAAGCGCCCGTACGCTTGGTCTTGGTGAAAAACCAATTGAGCCTTG GTTGCACAATGAGACGGGCGTAAGTTCCTCAACTGGGGCATCCCAACCCGGACAAGTGTCAGCCTCTACTTCTCCTGTTCTAGACGAGAAGGGTAACATCTTTAAAACCCAAGGTTCCTTGAAGAGTGAAACTGTCAGTCGAAAAGCTTTGGATAAG CTTCGCTCAATATACTCAGCCGGTAACACAGTACCAATCCCCTTACTGAATGCAAGCGATGTATCACCAATTGCACTTCTGTCTACAGACGTGCTTGGGGCCTGGCAACAAGATGATACGCTGCATGAACTTTTCACTCGCGATACTCCATCAAAAAAGGGTCGAAGTAGACAAACCGAG GTTCCCCTTCCTCTAAGCATACATCAGCGACTATCTTCTAGTCCTACTCTGATGAATCTAACCCAAGCATTGGCTTATCACAGGAT GGCCTTTGAAGAGATGCCTCTACAGGAAATGCAAGCTACACAAGAACAACGGACTGTCCAAGGCCTTTGCGATACACTAAAGACTATCTTGCGATTATAG